The following proteins are encoded in a genomic region of Peromyscus maniculatus bairdii isolate BWxNUB_F1_BW_parent chromosome 12, HU_Pman_BW_mat_3.1, whole genome shotgun sequence:
- the LOC102927050 gene encoding keratin-associated protein 13-1-like: MSYSCCSGSFSSRSYGGQLHYPYSSCGSSYPRHLIHSTNFCSPRTCHLGSSLHSGCRQNCFQPIRCQTSHVVHSSCQRPCCRPQVSSFCSPCRTTYTGSLGFGSSSCHSLGYGSRSFYTSGCGSSGFRPVSCGVCHYPSIGYGSEFCHPTYVTSRNFQSSCHRPICGSAI, encoded by the coding sequence ATGTCCTACAGCTGCTGTTCTGGAAGCTTCTCCTCTAGATCCTATGGGGGCCAACTACACTACCCCTACTCTTCCTGTGGTTCTTCCTACCCCCGTCACCTGATCCACAGCACTAACTTCTGCTCTCCCAGAACCTGCCATCTGGGCTCCTCTCTCCACAGTGGCTGTCGTCAGAACTGCTTCCAGCCCATCAGATGCCAGACTTCTCATGTGGTGCACAGCTCCTGCCAGCGGCCTTGCTGTCGCCCACAGGTCTCCAGCTTCTGCAGCCCCTGCAGAACCACATACACTGGCTCTCTGGGTTTCGGGTCCAGCAGCTGCcactccctgggctatgggtcaAGGAGCTTCTACACTTCAGGATGTGGCTCCAGTGGCTTCAGACCTGTGAGTTGTGGAGTCTGCCACTACCCTTCCATTGGTTATGGTTCTGAATTCTGCCACCCAACCTATGTGACTTCTAGAAACTTCCAGTCTTCTTGTCACAGGCCCATCTGTGGCTCAGCCATCTAG
- the LOC102916115 gene encoding keratin-associated protein 13-1-like, with translation MSYSCYSGNFSSRSCGDHLNYPHSSCGSSYPRHLVQSTSFFSPRTCHLGSSLHSGCRQNCFQPIRCQTSHVVHSSCQRPCYRPQVSSFCSPCRTTYAGSQGFGSSSCHSLGYGSRSSYSLSCGSSGFRPQGFSSLGCGSGFCHPSYVPYRTCQSSCYRPSCGTGSRFY, from the coding sequence ATGTCCTACAGCTGCTATTCTGGAAACTTCTCCTCCCGTTCCTGTGGAGATCACCTGAACTATCCTCACTCCTCCTGTGGCTCTTCCTATCCCCGGCACCTGGTTCAGAGCACTAGCTTCTTCTCTCCCAGAACCTGCCATCTGGGCTCCTCTCTCCACAGCGGATGTCGTCAGAACTGCTTCCAGCCCATCAGATGCCAGACTTCTCATGTGGTGCACAGTTCCTGCCAGCGGCCTTGCTATCGCCCACAGGTCTCCAGCTTCTGCAGCCCCTGTAGGACCACATATGCTGGCTCTCAGGGCTTTGGGTCCAGCAGCTGCcactctctgggctatgggtctagaagctcttactcactgagctgtgGATCCAGTGGCTTTAGACCCCAGGGTTTCTCTTCACTGGGCTGTGGATCTGGATTCTGCCACCCATCCTATGTGCCCTATAGAACCTGCCAGTCTTCTTGTTACAGACCAAGCTGTGGTACTGGATCTAGATTCTACTGA